From a single Amphiprion ocellaris isolate individual 3 ecotype Okinawa chromosome 18, ASM2253959v1, whole genome shotgun sequence genomic region:
- the si:ch1073-13h15.3 gene encoding inactive all-trans-retinol 13,14-reductase encodes MWLLIVLAWVVIWAGGTYWYLFGKKSPFSLESVRPPGPREFDQKKRDKVIKQGFSVDKVPQNLDVIVIGSGIGGLTAGATLAKAGKKVLVLEQHDQAGGCCHTYIEKGFEFDVGLHYIGQVHENSLLRIAFDQISEGQLEFQELHQHFDTIQIGLGDEKREYTIFSGKTEMKAHLLKQFPNDTEAIEKFFKIMKISAKKTHYLATLKLIPQWVSLFLLKSGIANLISPVFRLSGTNATDLANTLTSNKDLQVIFSYLFYGVPPKESSILINALLVHHYKRGAYYPKGGASEIAFHIIRTIQKYGGNCLVRAPVSQILVNDKGAAYGVKVRKGQDEVEVHASVVVSNCGIFTTFQKLLPPEIQVKHDVQERLNMMKHGRGSFLVFSGFDGTAEDLGLVSTNFWLFKNNDMDQSMDSFFALSKEDAPDNIPMMFITIPSSKDPEAKIRHPGKSCMTILTMVKYEWFEEWKDTTVRKRGDEYHSYKMRFAKNLFDWACTIFPKIKDKLVFQDVATPLTNMHYLGAQRGAMYSAEHNLERFHAEAVARNRCNTPIKNLYISGQDVFSCGIAGALHGGLLCASTVLDHIVYIDLLLLKKKLKRRKAKELAELAKKKLQ; translated from the exons ATGTGGCTCCTGATTGTCTTAGCCTGGGTGGTTATTTGGGCCGGTGGTACTTACTGGTACCTGTTTGGTAAAAAGAGCCCGTTTTCCCTGGAGTCGGTGAGACCGCCTGGGCCTCGAGAGTTTGATCAGAAGAAGCGCGACAAAGTCATCAAGCAAG GTTTTAGTGTTGACAAAGTGCCCCAGAACCTGGACGTGATTGTCATCGGCAGCGGTATCGGTGGGCTGACAGCTGGAGCCACGCTGGCCAAAGCAGGGAAGaaagttctggttctggagcaACACGACCAGGCTGGAGGCTGCTGCCACACATACATCGAGAAAGGCTTCGAGTTCGATGTTG GGCTTCACTACATTGGTCAGGTCCATGAGAACAGTCTGTTACGAATCGCCTTTGACCAGATCTCTGAGGGCCAGCTGGAGTTTCAGGAGCTACATCAACATTTTGACACCATCCAGATCGGCCTGGGCGATGAAAAACGAGAGTACACCATCTTCTCTGGTAAAACCGAGATGAAAGCCCACCTGCTGAAGCAATTCCCCAACGACACAGAAGCCATCGAGAAGTTCTTCAAAATCATGAAG ATCTCAGCTAAGAAGACTCACTATCTGGCAACCCTGAAGctgatcccacagtgggtgTCTTTGTTCCTTCTAAAATCAGGCATCGCAAACCTCATCTCCCCAGTTTTCAGGCTCTCTGGCACAAATGCAACAGATCTGGCAAACACGTTGACCAGCAACAAGGACCTCCAGGTCATCTTTTCTTATCTTTTCTATG GTGTGCCTCCAAAAGAGTCCAGTATTCTGATCAATGCCCTCCTGGTTCATCACTACAAACGAGGAGCCTACTACCCTAAAGGTGGAGCCAGTGAGATCGCTTTCCACATCATCCGCACCATTCAGAAATATGGAGGGAACTGCCTCGTCAGAGCTCCCGTCTCCCAGATCCTGGTTAATGACAAGGGAGCAGCTTATG GTGTGAAGGTGAGGAAAGGTCAAGATGAAGTGGAGGTTCATGCTTCCGTGGTTGTATCAAACTGTGGCATCTTCACCACCTTCCAGAAGCTTCTTCCCCCTGAGATTCAGGTCAAACATG ACGTTCAGGAAAGACTGAACATGATGAAACACGGCAGAGGATCATTCTTGGTCTTCTCTGGCTTTGATGGAACTGCAGAGGACTTGGGTCTGGTGTCCACTAACTTCTGGCTCTTCAAGAACAATGACATGGACCAGTC GATGGACAGTTTCTTTGCATTGAGCAAAGAGGACGCGCCTGATAACATCCCCATGATGTTCATCACAATCCCATCCTCCAAGGACCCTGAAGCCAAAATCAGACATCCTG GAAAGTCTTGCATGACCATACTGACCATGGTTAAGTATGAATGGTTTGAAGAGTGGAAGGATACGACTGTGCGCAAGAGGGGTGATGAATACCACAGCTACAAAATGAGATTTGCCAAGAATCTCTTTGACTGGGCCTGCACCATATTCCCTAAAATCAAAGACAAG CTGGTTTTCCAGGATGTGGCGACCCCACTGACCAACATGCACTACCTGGGTGCTCAGCGTGGAGCCATGTACTCCGCTGAGCACAACCTGGAGCGTTTCCATGCCGAGGCAGTGGCCAGGAACAGGTGCAACACCCCCATCAAAAACCTCTACATCTCAG gccAGGATGTGTTCAGCTGTGGGATAGCAGGAGCTCTACATGGAGGACTCCTCTGTGCCTCGACGGTGTTGGATCACATCGTCTACATCGACTTGCTCCTCCTCAAGAAGAAGCTGAAGAGGAGGAAAGCCAAAGAGCTGGCCGAGCTGGCAAAGAAGAAGCTGCAGTGA
- the gngt2b gene encoding guanine nucleotide-binding protein G(I)/G(S)/G(O) subunit gamma-T2b: MARDMSDKEILKMELDQLKKEVSTPRTPVSANCTDTIAFVEGLLPNDPLIKGVPDDKNPYKGDKGGCIIT; this comes from the exons ATGGCTCGGGACATGTCAGATAAGGAAATCCTGAAAATGGAGCTGGATCAATTGAAGAAGGAAGTTAGCACACCTAGGACACCA GTGAGTGCAAACTGCACAGATACGATTGCTTTCGTTGAGGGACTGCTACCAAATGATCCGCTCATCAAGGGAGTTCCAGATGACAAGAACCCCTACAAGGGAGACAAGGGAGGCTGCATAATAACATAG